From the genome of Aricia agestis chromosome 9, ilAriAges1.1, whole genome shotgun sequence, one region includes:
- the LOC121730339 gene encoding uncharacterized protein LOC121730339 isoform X2, whose amino-acid sequence MNKVIEIHHDTCRSRSDIRSAKDVYRISTSSLNKKELEDLYYSLFDNNLELKRTVNSQKDQIKVLTTRISRLTQKNIYSPLKGCNKNTLNEHKEIIIDLKQANEKLVERVRLLNMQLCSAKQFVKRNPLQTSRCHNCANIRNSSSITLLNSKRSQPNLRTKSTASQYEHDITPIILEETIKEFVPTKDQEECTQNKCRTAIEELQLKIQELEKELLRITEQYKNGNKKYTDYENVVSSVKEENLKIRSQARVCEERLEVQRKEYHELLKKLRSVEAHNESVSLELILEKQKTRELETQLKAAEISHNIVQALSQAVKVNRSHEPVRDESLLHMRADDSLMSMRVDESLMPMTVDEAITPMRVDESLLSMKAESLTPARAKSLIPVRVNESLTPLRDETTEKMGDSPYKVEQSDDSGYLEATNKFLEQGCGDIKLDKIIEHKEPKQKKTMTVSDDYKRKKRKGKSRNSKRDSSRESSIDGNLSRMSSNDGSENRIDKDSNVTEDIEQPRKDSTRRILKDIGVQSAVEYVSRAVGDIVADRTDVEVQIGDSLCAMLDIDTRTYSRKSNRTYSVHPAPAPPAPADNTEREISSLSDLPSERELTPSDYISPGEAVSSSEYSASWSELSEGELPLAQHKLSYGEVDANTSIGEHKPSISPERLNRAMKAAKEEADRVACLLDGRPVDLPGGTVNPLVLLRARYQ is encoded by the exons ATGAACAAAGTTATCGAAATACATCACGATACTTGTAGGAGTCGATCCGACATTCGAAGTGCTAAAG ATGTATACAGGATAAGTACCTCAAGTTTGAACAAGAAAGAACTAGAAGATCTATATTATTCCTTATTCGACAATAACTTGGAACTCAAAAGAACAGTAAACAGCCAAAAAGATCAAATCAAGGTGCTGACGACTAGAATAAGTAGACTTACGCAAAAGAATATTTATAGTCCTCTAaaagggtgtaataaaaatactttgaatGAACATAAGGAAAT TATAATAGATTTGAAGCAAGCCAATGAGAAGTTGGTAGAGAGAGTAAGATTGCTTAACATGCAGCTGTGTTCTGCTAAACAATTTGTAAAACGCAATCCACTGCAAACGTCACGATGCCACAATTGTGCTAATA tcagaaactCTTCCAGTATAACACTACTAAACTCAAAGAGAAGTCAACCAAACCTGCGGACAAAATCTACTGCCAGTCAATATGAACA tGACATTACACCAATAATTTTAGAGGAAACCATCAAAGAATTTGT GCCAACCAAAGATCAAGAAGAATGTACACAGAACAAATGTAGAACAGCAATAGAGGAGCTGCAACTTAAAATACAGGAACTTGAAAAG gaacTTTTAAGAATTACTGAgcaatacaaaaatggaaataaGAAGTATACGGACTATGAAAATGTGGTGAGCAGTGTGAAGGAAGAGAATTTAAAAATTCGGTCGCAGGCGCGTGTTTGCGAGGAAAGGCTGGAGGTGCAGAGGAAAGAGTATCATGAACTGCTGAAGAAGTTGAGGAGTGTAGAGGCACACaatg AATCTGTTTCCCTGGAGTTGATTCTGGAGAAACAGAAGACCAGAGAGCTTGAGACACAGTTGAAGGCGGCGGAGATCTCGCACAACATCGTACAGGCATTATCACAAGCAGTGAAAGTAAATCGATCTCATGAGCCAGTGAGAGATGAGTCTCTCTTGCACATGAGAGCTGACGACTCTCTTATGTCTATGAGGGTTGATGAATCTCTTATGCCAATGACAGTTGACGAGGCTATCACGCCTATGAGAGTTGACGAATCTCTTTTGTCCATGAAAGCGGAGTCTCTTACGCCCGCCAGAGCTAAGTCGCTCATACCAGTGAGAGTAAATGAATCTCTTACGCCTTTACGAGATGAGACAACAGAGAAAATGGGTGACTCGCCATACAAGGTGGAGCAATCAGACGATTCGGGGTACTTGGAGGCAACTAATAAGTTT CTCGAACAAGGCTGTGGTGATATTAAACTAGATAAAATAATCGAACATAAAGAgcctaaacaaaaaaaaacaatgacaGTAAGCGATGATTACAAAAGGAAGAAAAGAAAAGGCAAGAGTAGGAACAGCAAAAGAGATAGTTCTAGAGAATCGTCTATTGATGGAAATCTTAGTAGGATGTCAAGTAATGATGGGTCTGAAAATCGTATTGATAAAG acAGTAATGTAACAGAAGATATAGAACAACCTAGGAAGGACTCAACAAGAAGGATATTAAAGGACATTGGTGTACAGAGCGCAGTGGAATATGTGTCTCGCGCTGTAGGGGATATTGTAGCTGATAGAACTGATGTCGAGGTGCAGATAGGTGATAGTCTCT GCGCTATGCTGGACATAGACACGCGGACTTACTCCCGTAAGTCTAACCGCACGTACTCTGTAcaccccgcgcccgcgccgcccgcaccAGCTGACAATACAGAGAGAGAGATATCCTCGCTGTCCGACCTGCCTTCGGAGAGAGAAT TGACCCCGTCAGACTACATCTCCCCGGGCGAGGCGGTCAGCAGCTCCGAGTACTCCGCCAGCTGGAGCGAACTCAGCGAGGGAGAGTTACCACTAGCACAAC ATAAGCTGTCTTATGGCGAGGTAGACGCGAACACGAGCATCGGCGAGCACAAGCC GTCAATATCACCAGAACGCCTGAACCGTGCGATGAAAGCTGCTAAGGAGGAAGCGGACCGGGTCGCCTGTCTACTGGACGGTAGACCGGTAGACCTGCCCGGCGGGACTGTCAACCCGCTAGTACTTCTCCGAGCGAGGTACCAGTAG
- the LOC121730339 gene encoding uncharacterized protein LOC121730339 isoform X1, which translates to MNKVIEIHHDTCRSRSDIRSAKDVYRISTSSLNKKELEDLYYSLFDNNLELKRTVNSQKDQIKVLTTRISRLTQKNIYSPLKGCNKNTLNEHKEIIIDLKQANEKLVERVRLLNMQLCSAKQFVKRNPLQTSRCHNCANIIRNSSSITLLNSKRSQPNLRTKSTASQYEHDITPIILEETIKEFVPTKDQEECTQNKCRTAIEELQLKIQELEKELLRITEQYKNGNKKYTDYENVVSSVKEENLKIRSQARVCEERLEVQRKEYHELLKKLRSVEAHNESVSLELILEKQKTRELETQLKAAEISHNIVQALSQAVKVNRSHEPVRDESLLHMRADDSLMSMRVDESLMPMTVDEAITPMRVDESLLSMKAESLTPARAKSLIPVRVNESLTPLRDETTEKMGDSPYKVEQSDDSGYLEATNKFLEQGCGDIKLDKIIEHKEPKQKKTMTVSDDYKRKKRKGKSRNSKRDSSRESSIDGNLSRMSSNDGSENRIDKDSNVTEDIEQPRKDSTRRILKDIGVQSAVEYVSRAVGDIVADRTDVEVQIGDSLCAMLDIDTRTYSRKSNRTYSVHPAPAPPAPADNTEREISSLSDLPSERELTPSDYISPGEAVSSSEYSASWSELSEGELPLAQHKLSYGEVDANTSIGEHKPSISPERLNRAMKAAKEEADRVACLLDGRPVDLPGGTVNPLVLLRARYQ; encoded by the exons ATGAACAAAGTTATCGAAATACATCACGATACTTGTAGGAGTCGATCCGACATTCGAAGTGCTAAAG ATGTATACAGGATAAGTACCTCAAGTTTGAACAAGAAAGAACTAGAAGATCTATATTATTCCTTATTCGACAATAACTTGGAACTCAAAAGAACAGTAAACAGCCAAAAAGATCAAATCAAGGTGCTGACGACTAGAATAAGTAGACTTACGCAAAAGAATATTTATAGTCCTCTAaaagggtgtaataaaaatactttgaatGAACATAAGGAAAT TATAATAGATTTGAAGCAAGCCAATGAGAAGTTGGTAGAGAGAGTAAGATTGCTTAACATGCAGCTGTGTTCTGCTAAACAATTTGTAAAACGCAATCCACTGCAAACGTCACGATGCCACAATTGTGCTAATATTATCag aaactCTTCCAGTATAACACTACTAAACTCAAAGAGAAGTCAACCAAACCTGCGGACAAAATCTACTGCCAGTCAATATGAACA tGACATTACACCAATAATTTTAGAGGAAACCATCAAAGAATTTGT GCCAACCAAAGATCAAGAAGAATGTACACAGAACAAATGTAGAACAGCAATAGAGGAGCTGCAACTTAAAATACAGGAACTTGAAAAG gaacTTTTAAGAATTACTGAgcaatacaaaaatggaaataaGAAGTATACGGACTATGAAAATGTGGTGAGCAGTGTGAAGGAAGAGAATTTAAAAATTCGGTCGCAGGCGCGTGTTTGCGAGGAAAGGCTGGAGGTGCAGAGGAAAGAGTATCATGAACTGCTGAAGAAGTTGAGGAGTGTAGAGGCACACaatg AATCTGTTTCCCTGGAGTTGATTCTGGAGAAACAGAAGACCAGAGAGCTTGAGACACAGTTGAAGGCGGCGGAGATCTCGCACAACATCGTACAGGCATTATCACAAGCAGTGAAAGTAAATCGATCTCATGAGCCAGTGAGAGATGAGTCTCTCTTGCACATGAGAGCTGACGACTCTCTTATGTCTATGAGGGTTGATGAATCTCTTATGCCAATGACAGTTGACGAGGCTATCACGCCTATGAGAGTTGACGAATCTCTTTTGTCCATGAAAGCGGAGTCTCTTACGCCCGCCAGAGCTAAGTCGCTCATACCAGTGAGAGTAAATGAATCTCTTACGCCTTTACGAGATGAGACAACAGAGAAAATGGGTGACTCGCCATACAAGGTGGAGCAATCAGACGATTCGGGGTACTTGGAGGCAACTAATAAGTTT CTCGAACAAGGCTGTGGTGATATTAAACTAGATAAAATAATCGAACATAAAGAgcctaaacaaaaaaaaacaatgacaGTAAGCGATGATTACAAAAGGAAGAAAAGAAAAGGCAAGAGTAGGAACAGCAAAAGAGATAGTTCTAGAGAATCGTCTATTGATGGAAATCTTAGTAGGATGTCAAGTAATGATGGGTCTGAAAATCGTATTGATAAAG acAGTAATGTAACAGAAGATATAGAACAACCTAGGAAGGACTCAACAAGAAGGATATTAAAGGACATTGGTGTACAGAGCGCAGTGGAATATGTGTCTCGCGCTGTAGGGGATATTGTAGCTGATAGAACTGATGTCGAGGTGCAGATAGGTGATAGTCTCT GCGCTATGCTGGACATAGACACGCGGACTTACTCCCGTAAGTCTAACCGCACGTACTCTGTAcaccccgcgcccgcgccgcccgcaccAGCTGACAATACAGAGAGAGAGATATCCTCGCTGTCCGACCTGCCTTCGGAGAGAGAAT TGACCCCGTCAGACTACATCTCCCCGGGCGAGGCGGTCAGCAGCTCCGAGTACTCCGCCAGCTGGAGCGAACTCAGCGAGGGAGAGTTACCACTAGCACAAC ATAAGCTGTCTTATGGCGAGGTAGACGCGAACACGAGCATCGGCGAGCACAAGCC GTCAATATCACCAGAACGCCTGAACCGTGCGATGAAAGCTGCTAAGGAGGAAGCGGACCGGGTCGCCTGTCTACTGGACGGTAGACCGGTAGACCTGCCCGGCGGGACTGTCAACCCGCTAGTACTTCTCCGAGCGAGGTACCAGTAG